Proteins encoded within one genomic window of Candidatus Eisenbacteria bacterium:
- a CDS encoding 3-oxoacyl-ACP synthase, whose protein sequence is MSNPRATAGILSLAAYIPRAFHDAEYIASQCETPAEVIRTKLGWYQKNIPGPGDQTVAMGLKAARKALYYSGLEPSDIDLVIWSGEEIKEYRNWPVGPKIQKELGLKNAWSFDIQQRCGTTLVALKLARDMIRADDRINNIVVASGYRNSDLIHYPNPRVRWMYYLAAGGAACVVQRDCPRNEILEGHFMTDGSFTWDVYVPQGGSAAPMTLEGLQEGKQYLDVMDPEGMKERLDKLSLSNWLLCIDKALEKSGYTRDDVDYLATLLVKRSAHDHLIDLLGLKPEQTRYFAEFGHQGQNDQILSLELAIEEGRIKNGDLVVMISAGIGYAWDVLLLRWGTRIEKEE, encoded by the coding sequence ATGTCCAACCCTAGAGCAACCGCCGGTATCCTCAGCTTAGCCGCCTACATTCCCAGGGCGTTTCACGACGCCGAATACATCGCATCCCAGTGCGAGACACCAGCCGAGGTCATCCGGACAAAGCTCGGGTGGTACCAGAAAAACATCCCTGGCCCGGGGGATCAAACGGTCGCCATGGGCCTGAAGGCCGCCCGGAAAGCCCTCTATTACTCGGGTTTAGAACCGTCAGACATCGACCTGGTCATCTGGAGCGGGGAAGAGATCAAGGAGTATCGGAACTGGCCGGTAGGGCCGAAAATCCAGAAAGAACTGGGCCTGAAAAATGCGTGGTCGTTCGACATCCAGCAGCGGTGCGGCACCACCCTGGTTGCCCTCAAACTGGCTCGCGATATGATTCGGGCCGACGACCGCATCAACAATATCGTGGTCGCTTCAGGTTACAGGAACTCAGATCTGATTCACTATCCCAACCCGCGCGTTCGCTGGATGTACTATTTGGCGGCCGGTGGAGCCGCCTGTGTGGTCCAGAGGGATTGCCCTCGCAACGAGATCCTCGAAGGCCACTTCATGACCGACGGCTCCTTCACGTGGGATGTCTACGTGCCCCAGGGGGGATCGGCTGCGCCCATGACTCTCGAGGGTCTTCAAGAAGGAAAACAATACCTGGACGTGATGGATCCCGAGGGAATGAAGGAGCGCCTCGACAAGCTCAGCCTGAGCAACTGGCTTCTCTGCATCGACAAGGCCCTTGAGAAGAGTGGTTATACCCGGGACGATGTCGACTACCTGGCAACCCTGCTCGTAAAGCGAAGTGCCCATGACCATCTGATTGACCTGTTGGGATTGAAACCGGAACAGACCAGGTACTTTGCAGAGTTCGGTCACCAGGGGCAGAATGATCAGATCCTCTCGTTGGAACTCGCGATCGAGGAAGGTCGCATCAAGAACGGGGATCTCGTCGTCATGATCTCCGCCGGCATCGGCTATGCCTGGGATGTGCTGCTGTTGCGCTGGGGGACTCGAATCGAAAAGGAGGAGTAG